One part of the Parachlamydiales bacterium genome encodes these proteins:
- a CDS encoding methyltransferase, which yields MSEQPITEKVAAWAFGGAGILRHEGLAVFVPYSCVGDIIECSLTKKKKNFAEGTLLKIISPSPQRIQPLCPVYTRCGGCQLQHVSYPEQLAYKQQTVIDALTRIGKFSQPLVYPTVPAPVRWQYRRHITLHLSQGKLGYLENDNTALIEPSACLLFSEDETLFPYLRKLFNKSPDGRVTLIKSTDKLLMDAHFASEFSSELVEEISHSPFFSGGRLRSATQENTFGSIEGSLTYEDLTFSFHLGAFLQNHPEQSAAIYRALCNEVSPLKPTKIIDLYSGIGITSCLFSQLGASVECIEYSPAAVKAAKANLKKYAQASWNVIEGPVERLLRNLKGPFDLAFVNPPRTGMHPSAIQQLLKHQPEHLFYLSCMPSTLARDLQLLSSRYRLIHCTPFDLFPQTAHVETLARLQLISK from the coding sequence ATGTCGGAGCAACCTATCACCGAAAAGGTGGCTGCATGGGCCTTCGGCGGCGCAGGAATACTGCGTCACGAAGGTCTTGCCGTTTTTGTTCCCTATAGCTGCGTCGGTGACATCATCGAATGCAGCCTCACTAAAAAGAAAAAAAACTTTGCCGAAGGCACTCTCCTCAAAATCATCTCTCCCTCGCCCCAACGCATCCAACCCCTTTGCCCCGTCTACACCCGCTGCGGCGGCTGTCAATTGCAGCATGTATCCTATCCGGAACAATTAGCTTATAAACAACAAACTGTCATTGACGCCCTCACACGCATAGGAAAATTCTCCCAACCCCTTGTCTACCCTACCGTGCCCGCTCCCGTCCGGTGGCAATACCGCAGACACATCACATTACATTTGTCCCAAGGTAAACTTGGTTATTTAGAAAATGATAATACGGCTTTAATAGAACCGTCCGCATGCCTGCTTTTTTCCGAAGATGAAACCCTCTTCCCCTACTTAAGAAAACTTTTCAATAAAAGTCCCGATGGAAGAGTGACACTCATAAAATCTACAGACAAACTGTTGATGGACGCTCACTTTGCTTCAGAATTTTCTTCTGAGCTTGTAGAGGAAATTTCCCATTCCCCATTTTTTTCAGGGGGAAGACTCCGCTCGGCAACCCAAGAAAATACATTTGGTTCTATCGAAGGAAGCCTTACCTATGAAGACCTCACATTTTCTTTTCACCTGGGTGCTTTCCTACAAAATCATCCTGAACAGAGCGCCGCAATCTATCGGGCACTTTGCAATGAAGTAAGTCCTCTTAAACCTACAAAAATAATAGATCTCTATTCCGGAATTGGCATCACTTCCTGCCTCTTTTCCCAATTAGGCGCATCAGTGGAATGTATCGAATATAGCCCTGCAGCCGTAAAAGCAGCTAAGGCTAATCTAAAGAAGTATGCTCAAGCTTCATGGAATGTCATTGAAGGACCTGTAGAACGCCTCCTAAGAAATCTAAAAGGGCCCTTCGATCTAGCCTTTGTCAATCCCCCACGCACGGGAATGCACCCGTCCGCTATCCAACAACTGCTGAAACATCAGCCTGAACATTTATTTTACCTGTCTTGCATGCCATCTACCTTGGCACGTGATTTACAACTTCTAAGCAGCCGCTATCGGCTAATCCATTGTACTCCCTTTGATCTTTTTCCCCAGACGGCACATGTCGAAACCCTGGCAAGATTACAACTCATTTCCAAATAA
- a CDS encoding helix-turn-helix domain-containing protein, with translation MPNKSNTLAKVKAKRKADVNNDSKIVSITEAARINKVSRQAIYIAIKLNKLKAHKESTRWTINLDDLETYRRQKYSRTKSMFDGELLFNNNEGYFSVNQVARMLKVPAQKIYYATRIGYLKAIRKGAAWVIHEEDVKEYRKNFISKKNKRKAG, from the coding sequence ATGCCTAATAAAAGTAATACGCTTGCTAAAGTTAAAGCAAAACGTAAAGCCGACGTTAATAACGATTCTAAAATAGTTTCCATTACAGAAGCTGCTCGTATTAACAAAGTATCACGTCAAGCAATCTATATTGCAATTAAATTGAACAAACTGAAGGCCCACAAAGAGTCTACACGCTGGACAATTAATCTTGATGATCTAGAAACTTACCGTCGTCAAAAATATTCCCGTACGAAATCCATGTTCGACGGCGAACTACTTTTTAATAACAACGAAGGTTATTTCTCCGTGAATCAAGTGGCGCGCATGCTTAAAGTGCCGGCCCAAAAAATCTATTACGCTACTCGTATCGGCTACCTTAAAGCCATCCGTAAAGGTGCAGCTTGGGTTATCCATGAAGAAGACGTAAAAGAATATCGTAAGAACTTTATTTCTAAAAAGAACAAACGTAAAGCAGGTTAA